The proteins below are encoded in one region of Thermithiobacillus tepidarius DSM 3134:
- a CDS encoding GGDEF domain-containing protein: MPASSRSPAELARQTLTRLAALRLPPTPAHYARIYAEVAGEPAPPAGPEPAALLGEMLRDAAARHPELAGVLQELEQWRSTANWQPLLERLLQGLAFSAGPAGVWGDLCKRLVREWERRQAGLTYLQKQEALDRLVSSRGADPQGFALALATLLQQWAALPERSPAVFPPTPSEVSEAAAGPGGRLRRLLPYGPQASPAAQVEAFQQWREVLVQALRFGVVPRLGCWPHLQSEAERLLRAAERVDDGAALAAFARELKQFWIRIELQGNVDAQLQEGLIALLRLFTENITELLIEDQWLAGQMASIQGLIQPPLDLSALKRVEEQFKEVIYKQGFLKQSILEAREALKSMAGLVIGSIEQVSLATGEYYQLVQAWAAELERTEDLNEINRILRDILQQSKGIEEQTRRLHTELLAARQQVESAEGRIRSLEQELEEVSQLIQEDPLTGVLNRRGMASAFAREFSRAQRLRTPLSVALLDIDHFKSLNDSYGHDLGDQVLKHLVKVFGGALRPTDILARSGGEEFVILLPDTDLDRAEQVLTRLQQVLARAPFPHNGSPLPITFSAGIARWHAPESMESLLERADQAMYQAKKAGRNRVMAANQAGPLSAGSS, translated from the coding sequence ATGCCCGCCAGCTCCCGCTCTCCCGCAGAACTCGCCCGTCAGACCCTCACGCGGCTGGCGGCGCTGCGCCTGCCCCCGACCCCGGCGCACTATGCGCGCATTTACGCCGAGGTGGCCGGCGAGCCGGCGCCGCCGGCCGGGCCGGAGCCGGCCGCCCTGCTCGGTGAGATGCTGCGCGACGCCGCCGCCCGCCATCCGGAGCTGGCGGGCGTGCTCCAGGAACTGGAGCAGTGGCGCAGCACGGCCAATTGGCAGCCGCTGCTGGAGCGGCTCCTGCAGGGGCTGGCCTTCAGCGCCGGACCGGCCGGCGTCTGGGGCGATCTGTGCAAGCGCCTGGTCCGGGAGTGGGAGCGGCGCCAGGCTGGGCTGACCTATCTGCAAAAGCAGGAGGCCTTGGATCGGCTGGTGAGCAGCCGGGGGGCAGATCCCCAGGGCTTTGCCCTGGCGCTCGCCACCCTGCTGCAGCAGTGGGCCGCCCTGCCGGAGCGCTCGCCGGCCGTGTTCCCGCCGACGCCGTCCGAGGTGTCCGAAGCGGCGGCTGGGCCGGGGGGGCGTTTGCGCCGCCTGCTGCCGTATGGACCGCAAGCGTCGCCCGCAGCGCAGGTGGAAGCTTTCCAGCAGTGGCGGGAAGTGCTGGTGCAGGCGCTGCGCTTCGGCGTCGTCCCGCGTCTGGGGTGCTGGCCGCACCTGCAGAGCGAGGCCGAACGCCTGCTCCGCGCCGCCGAGCGGGTGGATGACGGCGCCGCGCTGGCGGCCTTCGCCCGCGAACTCAAGCAATTCTGGATCCGGATCGAGCTGCAGGGCAACGTCGATGCCCAGCTGCAGGAGGGCCTCATCGCGCTCTTGCGCCTCTTCACCGAAAACATCACCGAGCTGCTCATCGAGGACCAGTGGCTGGCCGGGCAGATGGCCAGCATCCAGGGCCTGATCCAGCCCCCGCTGGATCTGTCGGCGCTCAAGCGGGTGGAGGAGCAGTTCAAGGAAGTCATCTACAAGCAGGGCTTCCTGAAGCAGTCCATCCTGGAGGCCCGCGAGGCCCTGAAGTCCATGGCCGGGCTGGTGATCGGCAGCATCGAGCAGGTGTCCCTGGCCACGGGCGAATACTATCAGCTGGTCCAGGCATGGGCGGCCGAGCTGGAGCGCACCGAGGACCTGAACGAGATCAACCGCATCCTGCGCGACATCCTTCAGCAAAGCAAGGGCATCGAGGAGCAGACCCGGCGCCTGCACACGGAGCTCCTGGCCGCGCGTCAGCAGGTGGAAAGCGCCGAGGGCCGTATCCGCAGCCTGGAGCAGGAGCTGGAGGAGGTCAGCCAGCTCATCCAGGAAGATCCCCTGACTGGCGTGCTCAACCGTCGCGGCATGGCATCGGCCTTCGCCCGCGAGTTCAGCCGGGCCCAGCGACTGCGCACGCCGCTGAGCGTGGCCCTGCTGGACATCGACCACTTCAAGAGCCTGAACGACAGTTACGGCCACGACTTGGGCGATCAGGTGCTCAAGCACTTGGTCAAGGTCTTCGGTGGCGCGCTGCGGCCTACCGACATCCTGGCGCGCTCGGGAGGCGAGGAGTTCGTGATCCTGCTGCCCGACACGGATCTGGATCGGGCTGAGCAGGTGCTGACCCGCCTGCAGCAGGTCCTGGCGCGTGCGCCGTTTCCGCACAACGGCAGCCCGTTGCCCATCACCTTCAGCGCCGGCATCGCCCGCTGGCACGCGCCGGAAAGTATGGAAAGCCTGCTGGAGCGGGCTGACCAGGCCATGTACCAAGCCAAGAAGGCCGGGCGCAATCGGGTAATGGCGGCCAACCAGGCCGGGCCCTTATCCGCTGGCAGCTCTTGA
- a CDS encoding Hsp20/alpha crystallin family protein: MANITQRPAGRQVARGMADPFDQIFESMMPAFFRPVRMTELMGEGVGRAPSIDIVDRDNEIVVKADIPGIKKEDLDIQVQGNQVFISGQVQDESEQEQGNYLYRERRFGSFSRSIQLPEEVDSNQAKATCHDGILELVLPKAESAKRKKIEIQ; encoded by the coding sequence ATGGCTAACATCACCCAGAGACCCGCAGGCCGGCAGGTGGCGCGTGGCATGGCCGATCCCTTCGATCAGATTTTCGAGAGCATGATGCCGGCCTTCTTCCGTCCGGTGCGCATGACCGAGCTCATGGGCGAAGGCGTGGGACGCGCGCCCAGCATCGACATCGTCGACCGCGACAACGAAATCGTGGTCAAGGCCGACATTCCCGGCATCAAGAAGGAGGATCTGGACATCCAGGTGCAGGGCAATCAGGTCTTCATCAGCGGTCAGGTGCAGGACGAAAGCGAGCAGGAGCAGGGCAATTACCTTTATCGCGAGCGCCGCTTCGGCAGCTTCTCCCGCAGCATCCAACTGCCCGAGGAAGTGGACAGCAACCAGGCCAAGGCCACCTGCCACGACGGCATCCTGGAGCTGGTGCTGCCCAAGGCGGAGTCGGCCAAGCGCAAGAAGATCGAGATCCAGTAA
- a CDS encoding hypoxanthine-guanine phosphoribosyltransferase, with protein MDKSTLPGPVSIIHSPAAVDAAVRDIAARINADLAALAPVEPPLVICVLTGAIVFTGMLLPHLAFPLELDYLHATRYGSATVGGELRWIARPRNSLKDRVVILVDDILDEGVTLHQIQAHCRAEGASRVLTAVLINKVRPRSLTVPVDYMGLNVPDVYVFGYGMDCSGLWRNAPGVFALHEGISAEVNT; from the coding sequence ATGGACAAGTCAACCCTGCCGGGCCCGGTATCCATCATCCACAGCCCGGCAGCCGTTGACGCAGCGGTGCGCGACATTGCTGCACGCATCAACGCCGACCTGGCGGCACTGGCGCCGGTCGAGCCTCCTCTGGTCATCTGTGTGCTTACGGGTGCCATCGTTTTCACGGGCATGCTGCTGCCCCATCTCGCCTTTCCCCTGGAACTCGATTACCTCCACGCGACGCGCTACGGCAGCGCCACGGTGGGCGGCGAGCTGCGCTGGATCGCCCGTCCCCGCAACAGCCTGAAGGACCGGGTGGTGATCCTCGTCGACGACATCCTCGACGAAGGCGTGACCTTGCACCAGATCCAGGCCCACTGCCGGGCCGAGGGCGCCAGCCGGGTGCTGACGGCGGTGCTCATCAACAAGGTTCGCCCACGCAGCCTGACGGTGCCGGTCGACTACATGGGGCTGAACGTGCCCGACGTGTACGTGTTCGGCTACGGGATGGACTGCAGCGGCCTATGGCGCAATGCCCCCGGGGTCTTTGCCCTGCACGAGGGCATCTCCGCCGAGGTAAATACATGA
- a CDS encoding SLC13 family permease encodes MTPEIMLVLGVLAVTILLFVTELLRVDVVAVLVMLALGWLGLVSPQEVFSGFASNAVISIVAVMILGYGVDRTGVMQRVTRPILRLAGGRESRLTALVSATVGGISAFMQNVGAAALFLPALMRISRQSGIPASRLLMPMGFAAILGGTLSMVGSSPLIILNDLMRSGGQETFGLFAVTPIGLALLAAGILYFVLFGKLVLPAAGGTSSSTQLQQALMQSYQLPGTLFELRVAAGSPLIGKTREEVGMHGRYHLSLVALEDGGEVLYAPWRHAHFARGQVLAVIGDEADARRFASDFGLELRAAPETFEERLGAHAAGFAEVVVAPRAPLIGQTLEEIALRRHYGVEPLVLVRRGEQVRGDFSDEPLQAGDALIVYGRWERIKGLADEQNFVPVTPVQAELMDESKANLALLCFAGAIGLALAGVQLSLALMSGALAMVLLRVLPMDEAYKAVDWRTVFLLAGLIPLGLAMEKSGAAVYVATQLMSWLHGAHVLLLLLAVAVLATLFSLFMSNVAATVLLVPLVISMGQMAGIDPRALALLVGICASNSFFLPTHQVNALLMGPGGYRNADFMRAGGIMSVLFIVIAVGMSYLLYL; translated from the coding sequence ATGACGCCTGAAATCATGCTCGTTCTCGGCGTGCTCGCCGTGACCATCCTGCTCTTCGTGACTGAGTTGCTGCGCGTCGACGTGGTGGCGGTGCTGGTGATGCTGGCCTTGGGCTGGCTGGGCCTGGTCAGCCCGCAGGAAGTGTTTTCCGGCTTCGCGAGCAACGCCGTGATCTCCATCGTCGCCGTGATGATCCTCGGCTACGGCGTGGACCGCACCGGCGTCATGCAGCGGGTGACCCGACCCATCCTGCGGCTGGCCGGCGGGCGGGAGTCGCGCCTGACGGCGCTGGTCTCCGCCACCGTGGGCGGCATCTCCGCCTTCATGCAGAACGTGGGCGCCGCCGCCCTCTTCCTGCCGGCGCTCATGCGCATCTCCCGGCAAAGCGGCATTCCCGCCTCGCGCCTGCTCATGCCCATGGGCTTCGCCGCCATCCTGGGCGGCACCTTGAGCATGGTGGGCTCGAGCCCGCTCATCATCCTCAACGATCTCATGCGCAGCGGGGGCCAGGAAACCTTCGGGCTCTTCGCCGTCACGCCCATCGGGCTGGCGCTGCTGGCCGCCGGCATCCTGTACTTCGTGCTCTTCGGCAAGCTGGTGCTGCCGGCCGCCGGCGGCACCAGCAGCAGCACCCAGCTGCAGCAGGCCCTCATGCAGAGCTATCAGCTGCCGGGCACCCTCTTCGAGCTGCGCGTGGCCGCCGGCAGCCCGCTGATCGGCAAGACCCGCGAGGAGGTCGGCATGCATGGGCGCTACCATTTGTCACTGGTAGCCTTGGAGGATGGCGGCGAAGTGCTCTACGCTCCCTGGCGGCACGCCCATTTCGCGCGCGGGCAGGTGCTGGCGGTGATCGGCGACGAGGCGGATGCGCGGCGCTTTGCCAGCGACTTCGGCCTGGAGCTGCGCGCCGCCCCGGAAACCTTCGAAGAGCGCCTCGGCGCCCATGCCGCCGGCTTCGCCGAGGTGGTGGTCGCGCCGCGGGCGCCGCTCATCGGCCAGACCCTGGAGGAGATCGCCCTGCGCCGCCACTACGGTGTGGAACCGCTGGTGCTGGTCCGCCGCGGCGAGCAGGTGCGTGGTGATTTCTCCGACGAGCCCCTGCAAGCGGGCGATGCGCTCATCGTCTATGGGCGCTGGGAGCGGATCAAGGGCCTGGCTGACGAGCAGAATTTCGTGCCGGTGACCCCGGTGCAGGCGGAGCTGATGGACGAGTCCAAGGCCAACCTGGCCCTGCTCTGCTTCGCCGGCGCCATCGGCTTGGCGCTGGCGGGCGTACAGCTGTCCCTGGCGCTCATGAGCGGCGCCCTGGCGATGGTGCTGTTGCGGGTCCTGCCCATGGATGAGGCCTACAAGGCGGTGGACTGGCGCACGGTCTTCCTGCTGGCCGGGCTGATTCCGCTCGGGCTGGCCATGGAAAAATCCGGGGCCGCCGTCTATGTGGCCACCCAGCTGATGAGCTGGCTGCACGGCGCCCACGTGCTGCTGCTCCTTCTGGCGGTAGCCGTGCTGGCCACCCTCTTCTCCTTGTTCATGTCCAACGTGGCGGCGACGGTGCTGCTGGTGCCGCTGGTCATCAGCATGGGCCAGATGGCCGGCATCGACCCGCGCGCGCTGGCGCTGCTGGTGGGCATCTGCGCTTCCAACTCCTTCTTCCTGCCCACTCACCAAGTCAATGCCCTGCTCATGGGGCCGGGCGGCTATCGCAACGCCGACTTCATGCGCGCGGGCGGCATCATGTCCGTGCTGTTCATCGTCATCGCCGTCGGCATGAGCTATCTCCTTTATCTATAA
- the pdxJ gene encoding pyridoxine 5'-phosphate synthase encodes MIKLGVNIDHIATLRQARGTRFPDPIQAAFEAEQGGADSITLHLREDRRHIQVRDVELLAQTVQTRINLEMAVTEEMIQTALRVRPADCCLVPERREELTTEGGLDVAGQLQKVGKACKRLKEGGVRVSLFVDPDPFQLEAAAEAGAPVVEIHTGRYADAADAQARQDELALIESAVALAQSLGLQVNAGHGLNYHNVQAVAAIPGIAELNIGHAIVSRALFSGLRQAVQEMKRLMREAAAR; translated from the coding sequence ATGATTAAACTAGGCGTCAACATCGATCACATCGCCACCCTGCGCCAGGCGCGCGGCACCCGCTTCCCGGACCCGATCCAGGCCGCCTTCGAGGCGGAGCAGGGCGGCGCGGACAGCATCACCCTGCACCTGCGCGAGGACCGGCGCCACATCCAGGTGCGCGACGTGGAACTGCTGGCACAGACGGTGCAGACCCGCATCAATCTGGAAATGGCGGTCACCGAGGAAATGATCCAGACCGCCCTGCGCGTGCGTCCCGCCGACTGTTGCCTGGTGCCGGAGCGGCGCGAGGAACTGACTACCGAGGGCGGGCTGGACGTGGCCGGGCAGCTGCAGAAAGTCGGCAAGGCCTGCAAGCGCCTGAAGGAGGGCGGGGTGCGCGTGTCCCTGTTCGTGGACCCCGATCCCTTTCAGCTGGAGGCCGCCGCAGAGGCCGGCGCGCCGGTGGTGGAGATCCATACCGGCCGCTACGCCGATGCCGCCGACGCCCAGGCCCGCCAGGACGAGCTGGCGCTGATCGAAAGCGCCGTGGCCCTGGCCCAGTCGCTGGGCTTGCAGGTGAACGCCGGGCATGGCCTGAACTACCATAACGTGCAGGCGGTCGCCGCCATCCCCGGCATCGCCGAGCTGAACATCGGCCATGCCATCGTCTCGCGTGCGCTCTTCAGCGGCCTGCGCCAGGCGGTGCAGGAGATGAAGCGCCTGATGCGCGAGGCCGCCGCCCGTTGA
- a CDS encoding DsrE/DsrF/DrsH-like family protein has product MADKLLMMMVNTDPSNPQELGAPFFQATVAAAMDYEVEVILTARAGELAKKGVAEKLFVMPGSPKSVYDFIKDAHEAGVKFYACTPTLELWSATKEDLIPEIEDVVGGAYVIEQAMDDDVVTFTY; this is encoded by the coding sequence ATGGCTGACAAACTGTTGATGATGATGGTGAACACGGATCCCTCCAACCCCCAGGAGCTGGGCGCGCCTTTCTTCCAGGCGACCGTGGCCGCCGCGATGGACTACGAAGTCGAAGTCATTCTGACCGCCCGCGCCGGCGAGCTGGCCAAGAAGGGCGTCGCCGAGAAACTGTTTGTCATGCCGGGCAGCCCCAAGAGCGTGTACGATTTCATCAAGGACGCCCATGAGGCCGGCGTGAAGTTCTACGCCTGCACGCCCACCTTGGAGCTGTGGAGCGCCACCAAGGAAGACCTGATCCCCGAAATCGAGGACGTGGTCGGCGGCGCTTACGTCATCGAACAGGCCATGGACGACGACGTCGTTACCTTTACCTATTAA
- the rfaD gene encoding ADP-glyceromanno-heptose 6-epimerase — MYIVTGGAGFIGANIVKGLNARGERDILVVDNLSSGDKFRNLVDCEIADYLDKELFLQTLQQGKLPKAAAVFHEGACSDTMEPDGRYMMQNNYEYSKALLAWCQDQRVPLLYASSASVYGAGRVFEERREFEAPLNVYGYSKFQFDQFVRRVLPAASAPIVGFRYFNVYGPREQHKGRMASVAFHFFNQYREHGYVRLFEGSDGYAHGEQRRDFVFVDDVVEINFHFLDHPGQGIFNLGTGQAQSFNEVAVAVVNAVDALRDPQHRPRDLQTLQRENVIQYIPMPAALHGKYQSYTEANIAALRRAGYGAPLQRVEEGVGNYVRWLAARQEG; from the coding sequence ATGTATATCGTAACGGGTGGTGCAGGCTTCATCGGAGCCAATATCGTCAAGGGGCTGAACGCGCGCGGCGAGCGCGACATCCTGGTGGTGGACAATCTGAGCAGCGGAGACAAGTTCCGCAACCTGGTAGACTGCGAGATCGCCGACTACCTGGACAAGGAGCTCTTCCTGCAGACGCTGCAGCAGGGCAAGCTGCCCAAGGCCGCGGCCGTGTTCCACGAGGGCGCCTGCTCCGACACCATGGAGCCGGACGGCCGCTACATGATGCAGAACAATTACGAATACTCGAAGGCTTTGCTGGCCTGGTGCCAGGACCAGCGCGTGCCGCTGCTCTACGCCTCCAGCGCCTCCGTCTACGGCGCCGGCCGGGTCTTCGAGGAAAGGCGCGAGTTCGAAGCCCCCCTCAACGTCTACGGCTACAGCAAATTCCAGTTCGACCAGTTCGTGCGCCGCGTCCTGCCCGCGGCCAGCGCGCCCATCGTCGGCTTCCGCTACTTCAACGTCTATGGGCCGCGCGAGCAGCACAAGGGCCGCATGGCCTCGGTGGCCTTCCACTTCTTCAACCAGTACCGCGAGCACGGCTACGTGCGGCTGTTCGAGGGCAGCGACGGCTATGCCCACGGCGAGCAGCGCCGCGACTTCGTTTTCGTGGACGACGTGGTCGAGATCAACTTCCACTTCCTGGATCATCCCGGGCAGGGCATCTTCAATCTGGGCACCGGCCAGGCGCAGAGCTTCAACGAGGTGGCGGTGGCGGTCGTCAACGCCGTCGACGCCCTCCGGGATCCGCAGCACCGACCCCGCGACCTGCAGACCCTGCAGCGGGAGAACGTCATCCAGTACATCCCCATGCCCGCCGCCCTGCACGGCAAGTATCAGAGCTACACCGAGGCCAACATCGCCGCCCTGCGCCGGGCCGGCTATGGGGCCCCCCTGCAGCGGGTGGAGGAAGGCGTGGGCAACTACGTCCGCTGGCTGGCCGCGCGGCAGGAGGGCTGA
- a CDS encoding NAD-dependent epimerase — MPRKVLVTGAAGFIGYHLSQRLLARGDAVVGIDNLNDYYEVGLKQARLARLEGQAGFRFRRLDLADRAAVAELFAEGGFDVVVNLAAQAGVRYSLENPAAYIDSNLVGFGNVLEGCRQGGVKHLVYASSSSVYGANTRMPFSTHDNVDHPVSLYAASKKANELMAHSYSHLFGLPCTGLRFFTVYGPWGRPDMAYFSFTRKILAGEPIPVFNHGQMQRDFTYIDDIVEGIVRVMEHIPSPDPVWSGDAPDPASSYAPYRVYNIGNNQPVALLHFIETLEQALGRKAQLELLPFQPGDVQATYADINDLEQAVGFRPATPLADGLARFVAWYRDYYR; from the coding sequence ATGCCGCGCAAGGTGCTGGTAACGGGCGCGGCCGGCTTCATCGGCTATCATTTGAGCCAGCGCCTGCTGGCCCGCGGCGACGCGGTGGTCGGCATCGACAACCTGAATGATTATTACGAGGTGGGCCTGAAGCAGGCGCGCCTGGCGCGGCTGGAGGGGCAGGCGGGCTTCCGTTTCCGGCGCCTGGATCTGGCCGACCGGGCCGCCGTGGCCGAACTCTTCGCCGAGGGCGGCTTCGACGTGGTGGTGAATCTGGCCGCGCAGGCCGGCGTGCGTTATTCCCTGGAGAACCCCGCCGCCTACATCGACAGCAACCTGGTGGGCTTCGGCAACGTGCTGGAGGGGTGCCGCCAGGGCGGCGTCAAGCACCTGGTTTATGCCTCCAGCAGCTCCGTCTATGGCGCCAACACCCGCATGCCCTTCAGCACCCATGACAACGTGGATCATCCCGTGTCCCTCTATGCCGCCAGCAAGAAGGCCAACGAGCTGATGGCGCACAGCTACAGCCACCTCTTCGGCCTGCCCTGCACCGGCCTGCGCTTCTTCACCGTCTACGGGCCCTGGGGCCGGCCGGACATGGCCTACTTCAGCTTCACCCGCAAGATCCTGGCCGGCGAGCCCATCCCGGTCTTCAACCACGGGCAGATGCAGCGGGACTTCACCTACATCGACGACATCGTCGAGGGGATCGTGCGGGTGATGGAGCACATCCCGTCGCCCGATCCGGTGTGGTCGGGCGACGCCCCCGACCCGGCGAGCAGCTACGCGCCCTACCGGGTGTACAACATCGGCAACAACCAGCCGGTGGCACTGCTGCATTTCATCGAGACCCTGGAGCAGGCTCTGGGCCGCAAGGCGCAGCTGGAGCTCCTGCCGTTCCAGCCCGGCGACGTGCAGGCGACCTACGCCGACATCAATGATCTGGAGCAGGCCGTCGGCTTCCGGCCGGCCACCCCCCTGGCCGACGGCCTGGCCCGCTTCGTCGCCTGGTACCGCGACTACTACCGCTGA
- the acpS gene encoding holo-ACP synthase codes for MIVGIGTDLVETARMQALHARFGNRLAQRLLGPLELADFVAHAHPASFLARRFAAKEAALKALGTGLRDGMRWRDVQVTHTNLGQPQLLWAGRAQARLLAFGEGIRAHLSISDERGHALAFVVLEIAP; via the coding sequence TTGATCGTCGGCATCGGCACCGACCTGGTGGAAACCGCGCGCATGCAGGCTTTGCACGCGCGCTTCGGCAACCGGCTGGCGCAACGGCTGCTCGGCCCATTGGAACTGGCGGACTTCGTCGCGCACGCGCATCCAGCTTCCTTTCTGGCTCGCCGCTTTGCCGCCAAGGAGGCCGCCCTCAAGGCCCTGGGCACGGGCCTGCGCGACGGCATGCGCTGGCGGGACGTGCAGGTGACGCATACGAACCTGGGGCAGCCGCAGCTTCTGTGGGCGGGCCGCGCGCAGGCGCGGTTGCTGGCTTTCGGCGAGGGTATCAGGGCGCATTTGAGCATCTCCGACGAGCGGGGCCACGCCCTGGCCTTCGTAGTGCTGGAAATCGCCCCATGA
- the recO gene encoding DNA repair protein RecO, whose amino-acid sequence MTAPEAVPAYVLHRHPYQESSLLVELFTAEHGRIGAVARGARRPRSSLSRLQPWQRYLVSWRGRGELVTLTQAEESGPILALSTLPTLCGFYLNELLLRLLARWDPHPALFTAYETALADLAAGREPDWVLRRFELELLQAIGFGPDLTHCRSCGKTLNDAAGKWYYFPQEGLYCEEHGAGRFGGFALNAPTLLQLQGAPGLPDAAERRMAKHWLRGELAALLGSRPLQSQALLRAYWRGHHAADAAGTRNPDGEPSSLEAENPDD is encoded by the coding sequence ATGACCGCGCCGGAGGCGGTACCCGCCTATGTGCTGCACCGCCATCCTTATCAGGAGAGCAGCCTGCTGGTGGAGTTGTTCACTGCCGAACACGGGCGCATCGGCGCCGTGGCGCGCGGCGCGCGGCGGCCGCGCAGCAGCTTGAGCCGTCTGCAGCCTTGGCAGAGATACCTGGTGAGCTGGCGGGGGCGCGGGGAGCTGGTGACCCTGACCCAGGCCGAGGAAAGCGGGCCCATCCTGGCCTTGTCCACCCTGCCGACCCTTTGCGGCTTCTACCTGAACGAACTGCTGCTGCGCCTGCTGGCCCGCTGGGATCCCCATCCGGCGCTTTTCACCGCCTACGAGACGGCCCTGGCCGATCTGGCCGCCGGCCGGGAGCCCGACTGGGTGCTGCGGCGCTTCGAGCTGGAGCTGCTGCAGGCCATCGGCTTCGGTCCCGATCTGACCCACTGCCGCAGCTGCGGCAAGACCCTCAATGACGCAGCGGGAAAATGGTACTATTTCCCGCAGGAAGGCCTGTATTGCGAGGAGCACGGCGCCGGCCGCTTCGGCGGCTTCGCCCTGAACGCGCCGACCCTCCTGCAGTTGCAGGGCGCGCCGGGGCTGCCCGACGCAGCCGAGCGGCGGATGGCCAAGCACTGGCTGCGCGGCGAGCTGGCCGCGCTCCTGGGCAGCCGGCCGCTGCAGAGCCAGGCCCTCTTGCGGGCCTACTGGCGCGGCCATCATGCCGCGGATGCTGCCGGCACGCGCAATCCCGACGGCGAACCGTCTTCCCTGGAGGCAGAGAACCCGGATGATTAA
- the rfaE1 gene encoding D-glycero-beta-D-manno-heptose-7-phosphate kinase — MSSFADKLPPLASLGRARVLVAGDVMLDRYWHGAVERISPEAPVPIVRVQREEERPGGAANVAMNIAALGAGVNLLAPVGLDEAAGRLEALLAGQGVSHQLLPDRACPTTVKLRVISQHQQLLRMDFEDQPAPHHIDGLMEAVQQACGQADLLVLSDYAKGALSEAPSLIAHARRQGLRVLVDPKGRDFARYRGAYLLTPNRLEFQTVVGPWRDEADFLARALALIEDLQLQSLLVTLGEGGMTLVLASGEHFHHPARAREVFDVTGAGDTVIATLAAALAAGWALDDAVTLANEAAGIVVGKLGAAAVSPAELAQALGRTE, encoded by the coding sequence ATGTCATCGTTTGCCGACAAGCTGCCGCCCCTGGCCAGCCTGGGCCGCGCCCGGGTGCTGGTGGCGGGCGACGTCATGCTCGACCGCTATTGGCACGGCGCCGTGGAGCGCATTTCCCCCGAGGCGCCGGTGCCCATCGTGCGCGTGCAACGGGAGGAGGAGCGGCCCGGCGGCGCCGCCAACGTGGCCATGAACATCGCCGCCCTGGGGGCGGGCGTGAACCTGCTGGCGCCGGTGGGGCTGGACGAGGCGGCCGGACGCCTGGAAGCGCTGCTGGCCGGGCAGGGCGTGTCTCACCAGTTGCTGCCCGATCGCGCCTGCCCGACCACGGTCAAGCTGCGCGTGATCAGCCAGCATCAGCAGTTGCTGCGCATGGATTTCGAAGACCAGCCGGCGCCGCATCACATCGACGGCCTGATGGAGGCGGTGCAGCAGGCCTGCGGCCAGGCGGACCTGCTGGTGCTGTCCGACTACGCCAAGGGCGCCCTGAGCGAGGCGCCGAGCCTGATCGCCCACGCCCGGCGACAGGGGTTGCGGGTGCTGGTGGACCCCAAGGGCCGGGACTTCGCCCGCTATCGCGGCGCTTATCTGCTGACGCCCAACCGCTTGGAATTCCAGACGGTGGTGGGCCCCTGGCGCGACGAGGCGGATTTCCTGGCCCGCGCCCTGGCCCTGATCGAGGATCTGCAGTTGCAGAGCCTGCTGGTGACCCTGGGCGAGGGGGGCATGACCCTGGTGCTGGCCAGCGGCGAGCACTTTCATCATCCGGCCCGGGCGCGCGAGGTCTTCGACGTGACCGGCGCCGGCGACACGGTGATCGCCACCCTGGCCGCCGCCCTGGCGGCGGGCTGGGCGCTGGACGACGCCGTCACCCTGGCCAACGAGGCGGCGGGGATCGTGGTCGGCAAGCTGGGCGCCGCCGCCGTCAGCCCGGCGGAGCTGGCGCAGGCGCTGGGACGGACGGAGTAG